The Phragmites australis chromosome 15, lpPhrAust1.1, whole genome shotgun sequence genome window below encodes:
- the LOC133893194 gene encoding uncharacterized protein LOC133893194 isoform X2, with protein MGAADNGAAPRQEGDRGKGTAPEAEEREVKVVVVDQPPPPPARLQAQRPLAPLQVTTQAPPPPMSVASGAVEPPPQAAAYQPVLHNPPQGPLPSLNSRVYTNGITLCLFLLHLAAAGFAVGFFVFKTVQDITQHPRSRNARRELSLLRDWLLPVEGAVALSIVLAFAWQKAVRAWPRAMVRVILWSSFGVTMGVGALLMCFSTLATVGLGVAMVVFSIGTGLYACWATRRVGFTARVFERAVQPVDKFRGLNGPAYLMMAAGLAWISVWCVAVIGAANFRFSGLTILALVLSLAWTAEVMRNVANLTASRVIALYYLRGMQSSVQISFQRALSYSLGSACLGSLFVPTIEALRILARGLNLLEGEDEFMFSCAHCCLHVMNAIFSFGNSWAFVHIAAYGRGFVQASRSTWGQFEALPGMAALVDSDITSSVCFLTGVTSGALCVALAGSWTFATHRHYTATVSLLAFFVGYLMTRIGMALPQACVGCYYVCFAENPGSRLFDSTIPDRLHKMQEGRDPLVPTPRFPHQRVGA; from the exons ATGGGTGCCGCCGATAACGGC GCGGCGCCGCGGCAGGAGGGTGACCGAGGGAAGGGGACGGCGCcggaggcggaggagagggaggtgaaGGTGGTCGTCGTGgaccagccgccgccgcctccagcgAGGCTGCAGGCGCAGCGGCCGCTGGCACCGCTGCAG GTCACCAcgcaggcgccgccgccgcccatgtcAGTGGCCTCCGGCGCCGtcgagccgccgccgcaggcggCGGCGTACCAGCCCGTCCTGCACAACCCACCGCAG GGGCCGCTCCCGTCGCTCAACTCGCGCGTGTACACCAACGGCATCACGCTGTGCCTCTTCCTGCTCCACCTCGCCGCGGCCGGGTTCGCCGTCGGGTTCTTCGTGTTCAAGACCGTCCAGGATATCACCCAGCACCCACGGTCCCGCAATGCGAGGCGCGAGCTCAGCCTTCTGCGCGACTGGCTGCTTCCCGTGGAGGGCGCAGTGGCGCTCAGCATCGTGCTGGCGTTCGCGTGGCAGAAGGCGGTGCGCGCGTGGCCGCGCGCCATGGTGCGCGTCATCCTTTGGTCCAGCTTCGGCGTGACGATGGGCGTGGGCGCGCTGCTCATGTGCTTCTCCACGCTGGCCACCGTGGGACTTGGCGTCGCGATGGTCGTGTTCTCCATCGGCACAGGGCTGTACGCGTGCTGGGCGACGCGCCGCGTGGGCTTCACCGCGCGGGTGTTCGAGCGCGCGGTGCAGCCGGTGGACAAGTTCCGCGGGCTGAACGGCCCCGCCTACCTGATGATGGCGGCGGGGTTAGCGTGGATCTCCGTGTGGTGCGTGGCCGTAATCGGCGCGGCCAACTTCCGGTTCTCCGGGCTGACGATCCTGGCGCTGGTGCTGAGCCTGGCGTGGACGGCGGAGGTGATGCGGAACGTGGCGAACCTGACGGCCAGCCGGGTGATCGCGCTCTACTACCTCCGCGGCATGCAGTCGAGCGTGCAGATCAGCTTCCAGCGCGCGCTGTCGTACAGCCTCGGGAGCGCCTGCCTCGGCTCCCTCTTCGTGCCCACCATCGAGGCGCTGCGCATCCTGGCGCGCGGGCTTAACCTCCTCGAGGGCGAGGACGAGTTCATGTTCTCCTGTGCCCACTGCTGCCTCCACGTTATGAACGCCATCTTCAGCTTCGGCAACAGCTGGGCCTTCGTCCAT ATCGCGGCGTACGGGCGGGGATTCGTGCAGGCGTCGCGGAGCACGTGGGGGCAGTTCGAGGCGCTGCCGGGGATGGCGGCGCTGGTGGACTCGGACATCACGAGCTCGGTGTGCTTCCTGACGGGCGTGACAAGCGGCGCGCTGTGCGTGGCGCTGGCCGGGTCCTGGACGTTCGCCACGCACCGGCACTACACCGCCACCGTCTCGCTGCTCGCCTTCTTCGTCGGGTACCTCATGACGCGGATCGGCATGGCGCTGCCGCAGGCGTGCGTCGGGTGCTACTACGTGTGCTTCGCCGAGAACCCGGGCTCCCGGCTGTTCGACTCCACCATACCCGATCGGCTGCACAAGATGCAGGAGGGCCGCGACCCGCTCGTGCCGACGCCGCGGTTCCCGCACCAGCGCGTCGGCGCGTGA
- the LOC133893194 gene encoding uncharacterized protein LOC133893194 isoform X1, translating into MGAADNGAAPRQEGDRGKGTAPEAEEREVKVVVVDQPPPPPARLQAQRPLAPLQVTTQALAPPPARLQAQRPLQVTTQAPPPPMSVASGAVEPPPQAAAYQPVLHNPPQGPLPSLNSRVYTNGITLCLFLLHLAAAGFAVGFFVFKTVQDITQHPRSRNARRELSLLRDWLLPVEGAVALSIVLAFAWQKAVRAWPRAMVRVILWSSFGVTMGVGALLMCFSTLATVGLGVAMVVFSIGTGLYACWATRRVGFTARVFERAVQPVDKFRGLNGPAYLMMAAGLAWISVWCVAVIGAANFRFSGLTILALVLSLAWTAEVMRNVANLTASRVIALYYLRGMQSSVQISFQRALSYSLGSACLGSLFVPTIEALRILARGLNLLEGEDEFMFSCAHCCLHVMNAIFSFGNSWAFVHIAAYGRGFVQASRSTWGQFEALPGMAALVDSDITSSVCFLTGVTSGALCVALAGSWTFATHRHYTATVSLLAFFVGYLMTRIGMALPQACVGCYYVCFAENPGSRLFDSTIPDRLHKMQEGRDPLVPTPRFPHQRVGA; encoded by the exons ATGGGTGCCGCCGATAACGGC GCGGCGCCGCGGCAGGAGGGTGACCGAGGGAAGGGGACGGCGCcggaggcggaggagagggaggtgaaGGTGGTCGTCGTGgaccagccgccgccgcctccagcgAGGCTGCAGGCGCAGCGGCCGCTGGCACCGCTGCAGGTCACCACGCAGGCGCTGGCGCCGCCTCCAGCGAGGCTGCAGGCGCAGCGGCCGCTGCAGGTCACCAcgcaggcgccgccgccgcccatgtcAGTGGCCTCCGGCGCCGtcgagccgccgccgcaggcggCGGCGTACCAGCCCGTCCTGCACAACCCACCGCAG GGGCCGCTCCCGTCGCTCAACTCGCGCGTGTACACCAACGGCATCACGCTGTGCCTCTTCCTGCTCCACCTCGCCGCGGCCGGGTTCGCCGTCGGGTTCTTCGTGTTCAAGACCGTCCAGGATATCACCCAGCACCCACGGTCCCGCAATGCGAGGCGCGAGCTCAGCCTTCTGCGCGACTGGCTGCTTCCCGTGGAGGGCGCAGTGGCGCTCAGCATCGTGCTGGCGTTCGCGTGGCAGAAGGCGGTGCGCGCGTGGCCGCGCGCCATGGTGCGCGTCATCCTTTGGTCCAGCTTCGGCGTGACGATGGGCGTGGGCGCGCTGCTCATGTGCTTCTCCACGCTGGCCACCGTGGGACTTGGCGTCGCGATGGTCGTGTTCTCCATCGGCACAGGGCTGTACGCGTGCTGGGCGACGCGCCGCGTGGGCTTCACCGCGCGGGTGTTCGAGCGCGCGGTGCAGCCGGTGGACAAGTTCCGCGGGCTGAACGGCCCCGCCTACCTGATGATGGCGGCGGGGTTAGCGTGGATCTCCGTGTGGTGCGTGGCCGTAATCGGCGCGGCCAACTTCCGGTTCTCCGGGCTGACGATCCTGGCGCTGGTGCTGAGCCTGGCGTGGACGGCGGAGGTGATGCGGAACGTGGCGAACCTGACGGCCAGCCGGGTGATCGCGCTCTACTACCTCCGCGGCATGCAGTCGAGCGTGCAGATCAGCTTCCAGCGCGCGCTGTCGTACAGCCTCGGGAGCGCCTGCCTCGGCTCCCTCTTCGTGCCCACCATCGAGGCGCTGCGCATCCTGGCGCGCGGGCTTAACCTCCTCGAGGGCGAGGACGAGTTCATGTTCTCCTGTGCCCACTGCTGCCTCCACGTTATGAACGCCATCTTCAGCTTCGGCAACAGCTGGGCCTTCGTCCAT ATCGCGGCGTACGGGCGGGGATTCGTGCAGGCGTCGCGGAGCACGTGGGGGCAGTTCGAGGCGCTGCCGGGGATGGCGGCGCTGGTGGACTCGGACATCACGAGCTCGGTGTGCTTCCTGACGGGCGTGACAAGCGGCGCGCTGTGCGTGGCGCTGGCCGGGTCCTGGACGTTCGCCACGCACCGGCACTACACCGCCACCGTCTCGCTGCTCGCCTTCTTCGTCGGGTACCTCATGACGCGGATCGGCATGGCGCTGCCGCAGGCGTGCGTCGGGTGCTACTACGTGTGCTTCGCCGAGAACCCGGGCTCCCGGCTGTTCGACTCCACCATACCCGATCGGCTGCACAAGATGCAGGAGGGCCGCGACCCGCTCGTGCCGACGCCGCGGTTCCCGCACCAGCGCGTCGGCGCGTGA
- the LOC133893371 gene encoding uncharacterized protein LOC133893371, translated as MELNNGQSHKSEDEDRLSMLTDDILLSILGRVDITTAVRTSVLSTQWKHLPWLLRELTFDVRNFLSVPCPNPIEVEHMDKAMSSLTKAITNFLAAPRSEATITRLQLKLYLVNNYSDVIGPFVSQAIDTGTVKDLDLAIVDEKEPDDCYDEEMLQQARTVDGFFSAYPSVFHCLTRLSLYNVCFAEWDMHHLLFDCCKQLQHLYLFNCDAGGLSEWKIHAPNSKLSVLELCFCCLGKLEVLCLPKLERFRWDSWICPNIPLSFDVVPSLKELYFICTATVDHQGFKLSEVLRDTTAVENLTLNFHGEKIWIKPEGKQLCTTFKKLRKLSLHGIFVEFDLLWTIFLLEAAPAVEIFDIEIWEHPCIVDTEKRQRTFGKRTNPSWKVPEFKSCKDWLLKEVKVTGFSPMEQQMTFLRVVMERAPNLRTVVLNDYQTCDYCEEIGALPRYERLPAERVFPKGKDERDMAVEQLIRDMPACNFQIIFGN; from the exons ATGGAGCTAAATAACGGACAAAGTCAC AAATCGGAGGACGAAGACAGGCTCAGCATGCTGACTGATGATATTTTGTTATCCATCTTGGGGAGAGTTGACATAACTACGGCTGTAAGGACAAGTGTTTTATCAACACAGTGGAAACATCTGCCGTGGTTGCTCCGTGAGCTCACCTTCGATGTCAGAAATTTCCTCTCTGTCCCATGCCCAAACCCCATTGAAGTTGAACATATGGACAAAGCAATGTCCTCCCTAACCAAAGCAATTACAAACTTCTTAGCTGCTCCCCGAAGCGAAGCTACCATCACAAGGCTGCAACTTAAGCTCTATTTGGTCAACAATTACTCAGATGTCATTGGCCCTTTTGTAAGTCAAGCAATTGACACTGGAACCGTAAAAGATTTAGACCTTGCCATTGTGGACGAGAAGGAGCCTGATGACTGCTATGACGAGGAAATGCTGCAGCAAGCTCGCACTGTGGATGGCTTTTTCAGTGCCTATCCTAGTGTGTTTCATTGCCTCACAAGACTTTCTTTATATAATGTTTGCTTTGCTGAATGGGACATGCATCACCTCCTATTTGACTGTTGCAAGCAACTGCAGCATCTCTACCTCTTCAACTGTGATGCGGGGGGACTCTCGGAATGGAAGATACATGCACCGAACTCGAAACTTAGTGTGCTTGAACTCTGCTTCTGCTGCTTGGGGAAACTTGAGGTTCTGTGCCTTCCAAAACTAGAGCGGTTTCGTTGGGATAGTTGGATTTGTCCAAATATCCCATTGTCATTTGATGTTGTCCCATCCCTTAAGGAACTGTACTTCATATGTACTGCAACTGTTGATCATCAAGGGTTTAAGTTAAGCGAGGTTCTAAGAGACACCACAGCTGTAGAGAACCTAACATTAAATTTCCATGGAGAAAAG ATTTGGATAAAACCGGAAGGAAAACAACTCTGCACAACATTCAAGAAACTAAGGAAGCTATCTCTACATGGCATTTTTGTTGAATTTGACCTGTTATGGACGATATTTCTCCTTGAAGCTGCGCCTGCTGTTGAGATATTTGACATTGAG ATATGGGAACATCCATGCATAGTGGATACTGAGAAGAGACAACGGACTTTTGGTAAACGAACAAATCCTTCGTGGAAGGTGCCTGAGTTCAAAAGTTGTAAGGACTGGCTATTGAAAGAGGTCAAGGTTACTGGCTttagtccaatggagcaacaaATGACATTTTTAAGGGTTGTGATGGAGCGAGCTCCCAATTTACGCACTGTTGTCCTGAACGATTACCAGACTTGTGATTACTGTGAGGAGATAGGTGCACTGCCACGTTATGAAAGATTACCAGCAGAACGTGTCTTCCCGAAGGGCAAGGATGAGCGGGACATGGCAGTTGAGCAACTTATTAGAGACATGCCCGCCTGCAATTTTCAAATAATTTTCGGGAACTAA
- the LOC133892456 gene encoding BTB/POZ and MATH domain-containing protein 1-like produces the protein MGTGRVCRGGPSSSSHAGPAAGRPFPPLTASSSSPSPSSAPSETASTSVTKTVNGSHHFKIAGYSLSKGIGVGKYIASESFSVGGFEWAIYFYPDGKSPEDGAAYVSLFIALASEGTDVRALFELTLVDQSGKGQDKVHTHFGRSLEGGPYTLKYRGSMWGYKRFFKRSALETSDYLKDDCLLVNCTVGVVQSHTEGPKIYTIPVPPSNMAQHIGQLFTSGKRTDITFEVDGEMFPAHKVVLSARSPVFRAQLFGPMKDKNMKCIKMEDMEAPVFKALLHFMYWDELPDIEELTGVNTTWVSTLMAQHLLAAADRYALERLKLLCELKLCEDVAINTVANTLALAEQHHCYQLKTVCLKFVALPENLKAVMQTDGFDYLQQSCPSLLTELLEYVAKVGEHSVSPCLYSNEVLDGGDANGRRVKPRI, from the exons ATGGGCACCGGCCGTGTCTGCCGCGGCggtccctcctcctcctcacacGCCGGCCCCGCCGCGGGGCGCCCGTTCCCGCCGCTCACCGCGTCctcttcctccccctccccttcctcGGCCCCCTCCGAGACGGCGTCCACGTCGGTGACCAAGACGGTGAACGGGTCGCACCACTTTAAGATCGCGGGCTACTCGCTCTCCAAGGGGATCGGGGTGGGGAAGTACATCGCCTCCGAGTCCTTCTCCGTCGGGGGCTTCGAGTGGGCGATCTACTTCTACCCCGATGGGAAGAGCCCTGAGGACGGCGCCGCCTACGTCTCCCTCTTCATAGCGCTCGCCAGCGAGGGCACCGATGTGCGCGCGCTCTTCGAGCTCACGCTCGTCGACCAGAGCGGCAAGGGGCAGGACAAGGTACACACCCACTTTGGGAGGTCCCTCGAGGGCGGCCCCTACACCCTCAAGTACCGCGGCAGCATGTG GGGCTACAAGCGTTTCTTCAAACGATCAGCCCTGGAAACATCAGATTATCTTAAAGATGATTGCCTTTTAGTGAACTGCACCGTTGGTGTTGTTCAGTCACATACTGAAGGACCGAAGATATACACAATACCAGTGCCACCATCCAATATGGCTCAACATATTGGCCAGCTATTCACAAGTGGAAAGAGAACTGACATTACATTTGAAGTTGATGGGGAGATGTTTCCTGCTCACAAGGTGGTTCTTTCGGCCCGGTCACCAGTTTTTAGGGCACAGCTTTTTGGTCCCATGAAGGATAAAAACATGAAGTGTATAAAGATGGAAGACATGGAGGCTCCAGTCTTCAAG GCCTTACTCCATTTTATGTACTGGGATGAGTTGCCTGACATTGAAGAGCTTACTGGTGTAAATACGACTTGGGTGTCCACTTTGATGGCTCAGCATTTACTTGCTGCGGCGGACCGTTATGCATTGGAGAGACTAAAGTTGCTCTGTGAACTCAAGCTATGTGAAGATGTTGCAATAAACACCGTTGCAAATACTTTGGCGCTGGCTGAACAGCACCACTGTTATCAGCTAAAAACTGTTTGCTTGAAATTTGTGGCTCTGCCTGAGAATTTGAAAG CTGTCATGCAAACCGATGGGTTTGATTATTTGCAGCAAAGCTGCCCATCCCTTCTGACCGAGCTTCTCGAGTATGTGGCCAAGGTAGGAGAGCACTCTGTCAGCCCTTGCTTGTATTCAAATGAAGTCCTTGATGGCGGTGATGCCAATGGAAGACGCGTGAAGCCAAGAATTTAA
- the LOC133893481 gene encoding rhomboid-like protein 19 — MMSSSSPPPPASLPAGSSSLFRGYTKLCKGLAIILLLVHLLVQLFPSAVAYLALIPSRTIPFTWNLITAGYVEQTIPGVVVSIIGLLSFGKLLEPLWGSKELSKFIFIVNFSTSACVFITAIALYYITQQESYLYTPLSGFYGVLSGLLVGIKQLLPDQELNLFVLKIKGKWIPSLVALISVVVSFFVKELVSYLPILLFGIYMSWIYLRYFQKRLETGLKGDPSEEFSFSSFFPEFLRPILDPIASIFHTLLCGRSEISDGRGQTLDTSPLPGSDSIEANRRRERGQRALEQRLAEKLAAVRSPEGTPLDAADKV, encoded by the exons ATGATGAGCAGCagctcccctccgccgccggccTCGCTTCCCGCCGGG AGTTCAAGCTTATTCAGAGGATACACAAAGTTGTGCAAGGGCCTCGCCATAATATTGCTCCTTGTGCACCTTTTAGTCCAGCTGTTTCCATCGGCTGTTGCCTATCTTGCGCTTATTCCTTCAAG GACAATCCCTTTTACCTGGAACCTGATAACTGCCGGCTACGTCGAGCAAACAATTCCTGGG GTGGTTGTCAGCATTATTGGCCTTCTTTCATTTGGGAAGCTGTTAGAGCCTTTATGGGGTTCAAAAGAGTTAtcaaaattcatttttattGTCAACTTTTCAACTTCTGCATGCGTCTTCATAACTGCTATTGCTTTGTACTATATAACACAGCAAGAGAGCTACCT ctaTACACCTCTTTCTGGATTTTATGGAGTTCTGTCAGGATTGTTGGTGGGCATTAAGCAGCTTTTACCAGATCAGGAGCTTAATCTTTTTGTCCTAAAGATTAAGGGAAAG TGGATTCCATCTCTTGTTGCTCTGATCTCGGTTGTTGTAAGCTTCTTCGTAAAAGAATTGGTGTCTTACCTTCCAATCTTGTTGTTTGGCATTTATATGAGTTGGATTTACCTGCGTTACTTCCAAAAGAGGCTTGAGACAGGCCTGAAAGGAGACCCGAGTGAGGAGTTCTCTTTCTCAAGCTTTTTCCCTGAATTTCTAAG ACCTATTCTGGACCCAATAGCTTCTATATTCCATACGCTTCTTTGTGGAAGATCCGAAATATCTGATGGCAGGGGGCAGACATTAGATACCTCACCATTGCCCGGTTCAGACTCAATTGAGGCAAACCGAAGGAG AGAAAGGGGCCAAAGGGCGCTGGAGCAAAGATTAGCTGAGAAGCTGGCTGCAGTCAGAAGTCCAGAGGGCACACCGCTAGATGCCGCTGACAAAGTTTGA